GTTTGCGAAGGAATGGTCGTTTTGGGCTGCTTCTTTACTTGGCGAAGCGGAGAATAATTAGCATGGCAAGAGGGCAAAAAAAATCTTGGCAGGAAAGACTAGCTCAAGCAGCTCAGGAAATTGGCATAGAGGCTTCGACTCCCTTGCCATCTATCTCGCAGAGGAATGAAGCCCCTAGTCTTTCACAGATCAAAAATCCCCTTCAAACACTTAACTGTGCAGATTTCTCAAAGGAATTTGCGGGAAAATTTAACGATTCTCAACCAGAAGAGCAGAGACTGAAACTCCTCCTAGAAGAAACTGCTAAAGCTGACATTCAAACCTGCCAGCCTCTTTATGATGTCCTCAATCAGCGGACAGCAATGCTAGCTGGACAGATTTTAGAAGTTTATTTCCCTGCAAGATTAAGAGTCGGTGGAATTCAGGGATTTCGAGAGCGGTTACTACCTGCACTGCACCCCGTGTATGGTGTCCCCTATGTACCTGCCAGCAGCATTAAAGGTGTTGTTAAAGCTTGGGCAGAGCATCACCAGTCTGAAAGTCTAGAGACAGTTCAGCGTCTATTTGGCTTTCTTAACGAAGCCGCGTCAGAAGATAAACAGAAAGCGTCCCTTGGCACAGTACAAATTCTAGACGCCTTTCCGACAACGCCCTGCTTAAGCATAGATGTAGCCACGCCTCAGTGGAACTGGAAAGCGACCCAGGTGGAATATGGCCCATCGCCTCACTACTTAATGTCTCTACAGAATGTGACTCTGAAGGTTGGTTTGGTGAAAACTAGCTTGGGGTCTGAAGCAGATGTCAAACTAGCCAGAACATGGCTGGAAGAGGCACTGATTCAAGAGGGGCTAGGCTCTCGCATTAGTGCCGGGTATGGACGAGTTAGCCAACCTCAAGAGTCAACTCTAGAGATAGGTGGTCAAGTATCTGAAGCTTCTCAACTGGTGAAATCCCGCTGGCACAACAGCAGTCATAGTTTTGAGCTGTGGTCGCAAGGCATTTATAGTGTTTCAGAGCAGGTCGAGTTAAGGTCGACGGCCATTCGAGGGGTCTTACGGTACTGGTTTAGGGCTGTAGCACTAAGTTTTTGCTCTCCGCAGGATTGCCAGATATTTGAGGCTAAGTTATTTGGCAGTATTGATACAACTCTGAATAAGCATAAGAAACCTACGCACGGTAGTGTCAGAATTTCTGTCGATATCGAGGGAGGTTCAAAGCTGAGTAACCAGGGGATTGATACGCCTTACTATGCAAAGGGTACGATTCATTTAGAATCTACCAATCGAGGGCATTTAACCCTAATCAAATACATTTTGAGGTTAGCAATACACCTAGGCGGTATAGGCCGTGGAGCCAGACGCCCACTACATTGCAACTCAGGACGACTAAGAGGCTGCTACTGGCAGTCTACTGATCCTCAGGACTCCCTAGGATATGATCTAGATGAATGGCTGACAATGCTCAGCAGCCTTCGGGATATTTGCCGGGGATTGTTGATTTCTAGCCCGCCTGGTGTTTGTTCTCCTGGCGATACTCACAATAGATATCAAGATGTCTTAAATCAGAATGCTCGGATATATCTAGTTAAAGCCAATAGTACAAAACACCCGAAAGATGTGCCAAGCAATCAGTGGAAACAACAAGGCAAACATCAAGAGGTACTTGGACTAGCACTAGATTTTTGGTACAAGAGTGGCTTCAAAGGGGGAACAGGCAATCCTTCTGTCGGCGGCAAGCTCAATATTCCTTCATTTGTATGGATTCAGGCAAACAACTTATGCAATCCTGCTAATGCGTATCAGGTCATCACCCTATTTGGTGTCGATTACCCAGACCGAGATAAATTTTTAAAGGCAATAGGAAAATCTATTCAACTTAAAGATAAAGTAGAAATCACCTTGCCCTGGTGATAATTCATAGATTGATTTTTAAGCCAGGAAAATATGTCATTTAGAAACCAATCAAGAGCTTTCGAATGGCTCAAATGGGCAGCGCTAATTTTAGCAATTGCAGCTTCAGTCGCCATCATTACTATGGCTGTCAATATCTCTCCCAGTGCAGGGCAGGTGGGGCAAGTTGAGTCTGAAGTGCTGGCACAACAGCTAGAGTTCATCCTCAAAATGAACAGTGCATTTCTTGGCTTTCTAGGGATTATTGGAGCATTGCTAACCTGGTTTTTCAAAAATAATCTTGAAGATGCCAAAAAAGTTGCTAGCCAAATGGTTCGAGAAGGACTTGATCAACATATTCAAGAGCGTGTTCAGGAAGAATTTCGATACTGGGAGATGGGCGCACGCACTGAACGAGTAGTGAGTCAGTCATTAGTCAATTACTATTTGCCCGATGGCTCAGAAGAGACACGCGAGTTTTTTTTAGTCAAAAATCGTGGATTCCGGCAAGTCCTATAGCGGTTCTCATTCGGATGAGGTACAGTAGCAGTCATTTGTGAACCAGTTACGAATGTCTTCCAAGGTAACTTGAGCGTAGGCAAACTCAATCGCTTCGTTTAAGGCTTGATAAGTCCGTGCAGCAATTGAACTCAAGCTATTCTTGACCTTCGACCAGAACGGTTCAATAGGTGAAAAGTCTGGTGAATAGGGTGGCAAAAACATCAGTCGTGCACCCACCGCTTCAAGCGCAGCATTGACCTCTTCCGTGGCTTTATGCGCACGACTATTATCAACGACAAGCACTGCCCCAGGCCACAGATTGGGCGCAACTCGACGGATGATGTAGGCTTCAAAGGTCAAACCATCCATCGCACCGAGAATTGTCAACGGAGCAATCGGACCGCGCAAACTCAGCGCATTGACCAGCGACACGTTCTGCCCTCGTGTGGCCGGACGGTCCCCGATTGCACGTTGGCCTTTTGGAGCACGGGCGTACAATCGAACCATGGCTAAGTTAACCCCCGCCTCATCCATAAACACCAAGTCTTCCGGGGCTACCTCTCGAATGGACTGCCAATAGTCAACCCGGGCTTGTCGCACCCGTGGACTCTCCGCCTCGGTGGCGTGCAGCGCTTTTTTTTACGGGTGAGCTCAAGCTTTTGCACCATCCGACCCATGGTCGAGCGACTAATCGTTATCGACGTTTCGGCAGCGAGTTGGTCGCAGAGTTCTTCCAAGGTCGCATCATTATCCGCCTCAACTAAGGCTCTCACCAGCTGGAGTTGTTCCCCGTTGAGTTTAGGTTGAGGGCCACCCCCATGGGGCTTAGGTAGGATATCGCCCGTTTCCCGAAGACGCTTCAAAAGCGTTTCGACAAAACTCGTCGCCACCCCAAACCGCTTAGCCACCTTACGAACCGAGACCCCCTCCATAAAGTGAGCATCAATTATCTTTTCTCGAAAATCAAGTGAGTAGGCTTTCATCACGCCCTCCTGCCAGAAATGCGATAGTGTAGCGCCGTTCTGCATTTCCTCTACTTTGATCGTACCTCGCCCGTCTAGGAGCCGCTATATCGCTCTTCAATGACTCTAAGCAGAGGAAAGTTTTTGTGGATTTGTAATAGACGCACCTGGGAACAGATTCATGAGCCCTGTGAGCGTCTGAAATCCTTGTTCCAACTTGGGGATCGGAAAAATCTTTAGCCAAGGTTTCAACAGATTTGAACTCACCCAGGGCAACAGAATCAGGCGTAAGTTATTGAGCCAGTTCTTCCATCCATTCCCTGCGCCCCAGGCTGAATGATGGGTAAACGACAAGACTACACCTGAATCATCTTGTTCCGGTGGGATAGTTCCCTTAGGTCGCATCGGTGGTGTGTGTAACGTGACCATCAAATAAGCGCTCATGACAATCTCCCACCACTTTTCAATCGAGGTATAGTCGGTCACTCGAAAGTCAGCCCATCCGAGTTCGTTTTTGCTTTGCTTAAAGCCATATTCCACCCAGTTTCTCAGGCCATAAAGGTCTCCGACCTGTTTGTAAGACAGACCCTTAACCCAAGTCATAACCATCCAGGTTGAAGCCGACGGTAAAACGTCTCTGTCAGTCGTTAGTTGCCAGTAGCGCTGAGCGCGGCGTTTGCCATAAACGATCTCTCGAATAAAACGAGTTTCGCGTTTACCATCACTGAACTGCCGGTCATACTCGCGCCAGCGATTGGTCCTGACCCGTTGCTCCTTGGGCAATAGCACAGCATGGTTGGAGCGAATCGCAAGCACGTAGGGGAGTTCTAATTGATGCAGTGTCCTAACGAAACTACTCCCGCTTTCCCCATAGGCACTATCGGCAAGAACTAACTCAAACTTAAAGCCCAATTGACAGAGGTCTTGAACCATCGCTGCGGCGATGGCAGGTTTGGTGCGATGACACTCTCCCGCTTTTAATCGCTCTTTTGGCTTATAGATCTCAAAAGTCAAGGGAAAAGTGATGTTGTCAAGGACACCATAGGCATCAACTGAGACAATGCCGTTCTCTACTTTGCCCAAGTTGCCGATGTACTGCCGTTTAACATAGTCCGT
Above is a genomic segment from Nodosilinea sp. E11 containing:
- a CDS encoding IS701 family transposase; the encoded protein is MTAPRMARPTVRFVDEYCESYRDLFVEVRSFEAFKHLHAGMISEAKRKSLPTIAKVAGLPNAQSLQQFLVNSPWQARDLRQRRIELILALVAGRKLVLVIDETGDRKKGHVTDYVKRQYIGNLGKVENGIVSVDAYGVLDNITFPLTFEIYKPKERLKAGECHRTKPAIAAAMVQDLCQLGFKFELVLADSAYGESGSSFVRTLHQLELPYVLAIRSNHAVLLPKEQRVRTNRWREYDRQFSDGKRETRFIREIVYGKRRAQRYWQLTTDRDVLPSASTWMVMTWVKGLSYKQVGDLYGLRNWVEYGFKQSKNELGWADFRVTDYTSIEKWWEIVMSAYLMVTLHTPPMRPKGTIPPEQDDSGVVLSFTHHSAWGAGNGWKNWLNNLRLILLPWVSSNLLKPWLKIFPIPKLEQGFQTLTGLMNLFPGASITNPQKLSSA
- a CDS encoding RAMP superfamily CRISPR-associated protein; this translates as MARGQKKSWQERLAQAAQEIGIEASTPLPSISQRNEAPSLSQIKNPLQTLNCADFSKEFAGKFNDSQPEEQRLKLLLEETAKADIQTCQPLYDVLNQRTAMLAGQILEVYFPARLRVGGIQGFRERLLPALHPVYGVPYVPASSIKGVVKAWAEHHQSESLETVQRLFGFLNEAASEDKQKASLGTVQILDAFPTTPCLSIDVATPQWNWKATQVEYGPSPHYLMSLQNVTLKVGLVKTSLGSEADVKLARTWLEEALIQEGLGSRISAGYGRVSQPQESTLEIGGQVSEASQLVKSRWHNSSHSFELWSQGIYSVSEQVELRSTAIRGVLRYWFRAVALSFCSPQDCQIFEAKLFGSIDTTLNKHKKPTHGSVRISVDIEGGSKLSNQGIDTPYYAKGTIHLESTNRGHLTLIKYILRLAIHLGGIGRGARRPLHCNSGRLRGCYWQSTDPQDSLGYDLDEWLTMLSSLRDICRGLLISSPPGVCSPGDTHNRYQDVLNQNARIYLVKANSTKHPKDVPSNQWKQQGKHQEVLGLALDFWYKSGFKGGTGNPSVGGKLNIPSFVWIQANNLCNPANAYQVITLFGVDYPDRDKFLKAIGKSIQLKDKVEITLPW
- a CDS encoding IS630 family transposase (programmed frameshift); its protein translation is MKAYSLDFREKIIDAHFMEGVSVRKVAKRFGVATSFVETLLKRLRETGDILPKPHGGGPQPKLNGEQLQLVRALVEADNDATLEELCDQLAAETSITISRSTMGRMVQKLELTRKKKPLHATEAESPRVRQARVDYWQSIREVAPEDLVFMDEAGVNLAMVRLYARAPKGQRAIGDRPATRGQNVSLVNALSLRGPIAPLTILGAMDGLTFEAYIIRRVAPNLWPGAVLVVDNSRAHKATEEVNAALEAVGARLMFLPPYSPDFSPIEPFWSKVKNSLSSIAARTYQALNEAIEFAYAQVTLEDIRNWFTNDCYCTSSE